The Antedon mediterranea chromosome 11, ecAntMedi1.1, whole genome shotgun sequence genome window below encodes:
- the LOC140062105 gene encoding DNA primase large subunit-like encodes MNFAKRTKRQKKIKVEDGDPSEKKYAHTIQFYKEPPTDNISLQEFEDLAIQRLKVLKVIESMSFKEKKGSKQFQKALETEFNKDKFLPKSESMGGAATAEIQKRRSDHISHFILRLAYCKSEELRRWFITQELELFRFRFLDERTSFRTQFLIDNDLHYEPIDAKEKEALKKQLVDSSYNLTEMSIEGIEFYKVPFTEALDLVRSRKIYVHKGYAYVPSNDLVSIVISAYRAHLSHALALTARAVPQLEEDNRLLPLLNNLSKQYLGQDYGGKQTNAGKVSIGELDGLSRKSFPLCMRHLHSALKHDHHLKYWGRMQYGLFLKAIGITLEQALIFWRSEFSKTMDVDKFDKQYAYNIRHNYGKEGKRVDYTPYSCMKIITSNAPGAGDHHGCPFRHSDATILKQQMSSYGVSQTSIDSIMTYMNGGHCQLACSRYFDVTHQLPEGTTSIQHPNHYFEESRKVLTGVKPTNGAYRSPSSQISNPVQASKDNQPIGDGDDFNDETGISMDDLDKMEAGAV; translated from the exons ATGAATTTTGCAAAAAGAACTAAACGACAGAAGAAGATAAAGGTTGAAGATGGTGATCCTTCAGAAAAAAAATACGCACATACCATCCAATTTTATAAAGAACCTCCGACAGATAATATCTCTCTCCAGGAATTTGAAGACCTTGCTATCCAGCGGCTGAAAG TTCTAAAGGTGATTGAGTCGATGTCATTTAAAGAAAAGAAAGGTTCCAAACAGTTTCAGAAAGCTTTAGAAACCGAATTTAATAAAGATAAATTTTTGCCAAAATCTGAG tCCATGGGAGGAGCTGCAACTGCTGAGATTCAGAAAAGAAGATCAGACCACATTTCTCATTTTATTCTCCGATTAGCATATTGCAAATC AGAAGAGTTGCGTCGATGGTTCATAACTCAGGAACTTGAGTTGTTTCGTTTTCGATTTCTTGATGAAAGGACATCTTTTAGAACACAGTTTTTAATTGACAATGATCTTCACTATGAACCT attgACGCGAAAGAGAAGGAAGCACTTAAGAAACAGTTGGTTGACTCAAGTTACAACTTGACAGAGATGAGCATTGAAGGAATTGAATTCTATAAG GTTCCTTTTACTGAAGCCCTTGATCTGGTGAGAAGTAGAAAAATATATGTTCACAAG ggATATGCATATGTACCCAGTAATGACCTTGTATCAATCGTAATTAGTGCATACCGTGCTCACCTGTCCCACGCACTAGCTCTGACGGCACGTGCAGTACCGCAGCTTGAGGAAGACAACCGACTCCTTCCTCTGCTTAACAACCTGAGCAAGCAGTATCTTGGACAGGATTATGGAGGAAAGCAGACAAATGCTGGCAAGGTTTCAATAGGAGAGCTAGATGGT CTGTCACGCAAGTCGTTCCCTCTTTGCATGAGGCACCTACATTCTGCCCTCAAACATGACCATCATCTTAAATACTGGGGACGTATGCAGTATGGTCTCTTTCTCAAAGCTATTGGAATCACTCTGGAACAAGCACTCATATTTTGGAGATCAGAATTTAGTAAGACGATGGATGTAGATAAG tttGACAAACAATATGCATACAACATTCGGCACAACTATGGCAAAGAGGGTAAGCGTGTTGACTACACACCGTACAGTTGTATGAAGATTATTACGTCAAATGCTCCTGGAGCTGGTGACCATCATG gcTGTCCTTTTCGACATTCTGATGCCACAATCCTGAAACAGCAAATGTCATCTTATGGTGTCTCACAAACCAGTATTGATTCT ATCATGACGTATATGAATGGTGGCCATTGCCAGCTGGCATGCTCCAGATATTTTGACGTCACCCATCAG CTACCTGAAGGAACAACATCTATCCAGCATCCAAATCATTATTTTGAAGAAAGTAGAAAAGTTTTAACAGGAGTAAAACCAACAAACGgag
- the LOC140062107 gene encoding enoyl-[acyl-carrier-protein] reductase, mitochondrial-like: MSAAVAHMMFRKLTLVHKAFCNGTIAIEKRFASGINSLIYSEYGDPNNVIQLQTDNKIPTLDENCLRIEMLASPVNPADINTIQGIYPVKPPLPAVGGFEGVGKVIEMGKRTSNIKIGDLVIPAINSLGTWRSQVVCPAEHVSVIPEGTPLLFAATLRVNTCTSYRMLADFQDLEAGDTVIQNAANSGAGQMAIQIAAARGLKTINVVRDRPNIDELKDHMYSLGANIVVTDSELRMSSPEKLLPGLPRPKLGLNAVGGKSAISLMKYLQHGGTMVTYGGMSKQPVTVPTGMLIFNNIKVVGYWMTRWHDRNPNSVEAERMFDELCQWAKEGRLQIPRHRLVNILDYKTAIEGAMADFTTEKQILVFDQ; the protein is encoded by the exons atgtcagcAGCCGTAGCGCACATGATGTTTAGAAAGTTAACACTCGTTCACAAAGCGTTTTGTAATGGAACCATAGCTATTGAAAAGAGATTTGCTTCAGGAATTAATTCCCTTATATATAGTGAATATGGAGACCCGAACAATGTTATTCA GTTGCAAACAGACAATAAGATCCCAACATTGGATGAAAATTGCCTGCGGATTGAAATGCTTGCTTCTCCAGTCAACCCCGCTGATATCAACACAATTCAAG GAATTTATCCAGTTAAACCGCCTCTACCTGCTGTGGGTGGTTTTGAAGGTGTTGGAAAGGTCATAGAAATGGGGAAAAGAACATCAAATATAAAGATAGGAGATCTTGTAATACCAGCTATAAATTCATTAG GAACATGGAGAAGCCAGGTTGTCTGCCCAGCTGAACACGTTTCAGTCATTCCAGAAGGAACGCCCTTGTTGTTTGCTGCCACTTTACGTGTTAACACATGCACGTCATACAGGATGTTGGCAGATTTCCAAGATCTTGAAGCAG GTGATACTGTGATCCAAAATGCTGCAAATAGTGGTGCTGGTCAGATGGCTATCCAAATTGCAGCAGCTAGGGGGTTAAAAACTATTAATGTTGTACGAGACAG ACCTAACATTGATGAATTGAAAGATCATATGTACAGTCTTGGTGCTAATATTGTTGTCACAGATTCTGAATTGAGAATGTCATCACCAGAAAAACTTCTACCG GGGCTACCAAGGCCTAAGCTAGGTTTAAATGCTGTTGGAGGAAAGAGTGCAATAAGTCTCATGAAATATCTCCA ACATGGTGGAACCATGGTTACGTATGGTGGAATGTCAAAGCAGCCGGTTACCGTACCAACAGGAATGCTGATATTTAACAACATCAAAGTAGTAGGATACTGGATGACAAGATGGCATGACCGCAACCCAAATA gtGTAGAAGCTGAACGAATGTTTGATGAATTATGTCAGTGGGCAAAAGAAGGACGACTACAAATTCCTCGACATCGTCTTGTCAACATATTAGATTACAAGACTGCTATTGAGGGCGCTATGGCAGATTTTACAACTGAAAAACAAATCCTTGTTTTTGATCAATGA
- the LOC140062368 gene encoding uncharacterized protein — protein MADDILHILECPMCLEIFDSTRHRPKLLPCQHTFCVPCLDMIMKNNAIECPNCRVQVPLPVAGKGVEGFPNNLTMFALIDLQGKSEQSSNVQQVPESPLTAQQSVNLQTRQTISALISQLKGKVNTLSQTNVQENKLEQSYQYAKGQIDSSLEKVVNEVRARKNILVSQLEAQRQDGKRHLQVQRQQAQELLKSFQNEIQAVMSANQQPSKEDLDNIVAKCKNYLQQLHNLEMRGQGSWSWSYIEDSKEQLDQEIANFGQIYSNRSATVTSNQSQTNTDGRLSGQTMHIQTEQLANHLQTSLNTEQSISPLSAGNPFNSPTIVGIPRRDSGNSLSSIGASQSFDSGIDSRRRSESFSSEHLQSSPSFNQSNLQVSRQMPQIKPNPQTQATNPFSRRTSAGPVLNPPPPVTNRRSSSPLQRHQSTGAVSVVAKSLPAQQTFVRNNPQNVQLSQVSSTTNASAISPSAAPNYRLRGNPCKVLGEGPSRGIKFSKPVALLSLPNTNLAVLDENYNSIAILTAEGQILKSYGTMGNKPGQFSAPKSFFLNKRNQFVVSDSGNNRVQIWDTGRDFVNEFGCAGHPSIQLSSPIGIVSDRLENIYICDANNQCVKVYKSDGTFLRQIGQGGDSDGQFKKPSHIAFTPGNQLMVTDSLKHLVQVFTPDGKFLYKFGGWGTEPGKLNSPTGIAVDPQGYVIVADTGNHRIQIFYASGTMETCFGTHGSEEGQFDEPTGIGFVHNGRFAVCDTGNKRIQII, from the coding sequence ATGGCAGATGACATACTTCATATCCTGGAATGTCCGATGTGTCTTGAAATATTTGACTCAACCCGACATCGACCAAAACTTCTACCATGCCAACACACATTCTGTGTGCCATGCTTGGACATGATAATGAAGAACAACGCCATTGAATGTCCAAACTGTCGTGTACAGGTCCCTCTTCCTGTAGCTGGAAAAGGTGTTGAGGGGTTTCCTAACAACTTGACTATGTTTGCTCTGATTGATTTGCAAGGAAAGAGTGAACAGAGCAGTAATGTGCAACAAGTGCCCGAATCACCATTAACGGCACAACAGTCTGTGAATCTTCAGACAAGACAGACTATTTCTGCGTTGATCAGTCAGTTGAAAGGAAAAGTAAACACATTAAGCCAAACAAATGTTCAAGAGAACAAACTAGAACAAAGTTATCAGTACGCAAAAGGGCAGATTGATTCTTCACTTGAAAAAGTTGTAAATGAGGTACGAGCGCGGAAGAACATTCTTGTATCACAGTTAGAAGCGCAAAGACAGGATGGTAAGCGCCACCTTCAGGTACAAAGACAACAAGCACAGGAATTACTGAAGAGTTTCCAGAATGAGATTCAAGCGGTCATGTCTGCCAATCAGCAGCCTTCAAAGGAAGACTTGGACAATATTGTTGCAAAATGCAAGAATTATCTACAGCAGTTACACAATCTGGAGATGAGGGGTCAAGGGTCATGGTCATGGAGTTACATCGAGGATTCAAAAGAGCAACTTGATCAGGAAATTGCAAACTTTGGACAAATTTACAGCAACAGGAGTGCAACAGTAACATCAAATCAGTCACAGACTAACACAGATGGCAGATTGTCTGGTCAAACAATGCACATACAAACAGAACAGTTGGCTAATCACCTTCAGACTAGTTTAAACACTGAGCAATCAATATCACCTCTGTCTGCAGGAAATCCTTTTAACAGCCCTACAATTGTTGGAATACCTCGCAGGGATTCTGGCAATTCTTTAAGCAGTATTGGTGCTAGTCAATCCTTTGACTCTGGTATTGATTCTAGAAGGCGATCGGAATCTTTCTCAAGTGAACACTTGCAGAGTTCTCCATCATTTAATCAAAGTAATCTTCAGGTTTCAAGACAGATGCCACAGATAAAACCTAATCCTCAAACACAAGCAACTAATCCATTTTCACGACGCACATCAGCTGGTCCAGTTTTGAATCCACCACCTCCAGTTACAAACAGAAGAAGTTCTAGTCCATTACAAAGGCATCAGTCAACTGGAGCAGTTAGTGTTGTTGCAAAAAGTTTGCCAGCTCAGCAAACTTTTGTCAGAAACAATCCTCAAAATGTACAACTTTCACAGGTTAGCTCTACAACAAATGCATCTGCAATTTCGCCATCAGCTGCTCCTAATTACCGACTGAGAGGCAATCCTTGCAAAGTGTTAGGTGAGGGTCCTTCAAGAGGTATCAAATTTTCAAAACCGGTTGCTTTACTTTCCCTTCCAAACACAAATCTTGCTGTTCTTGACGAGAATTATAATTCCATTGCCATTTTGACTGCAGAAGGACAAATATTAAAATCTTATGGCACAATGGGAAATAAACCTGGCCAGTTTTCGGCACCAAAGTCATTCTTCTTAAATAAACGGAATCAATTTGTAGTTTCAGACTCTGGGAATAATCGGGTGCAAATATGGGATACAGGACGTGATTTTGTTAATGAATTTGGTTGTGCTGGACATCCATCAATACAACTTAGCAGCCCCATTGGTATTGTAAGTGACCGTCTTGAGAATATTTACATTTGCGATGCTAATAATCAATGTGTAAAGGTATATAAATCAGATGGAACTTTCTTACGCCAGATTGGTCAAGGTGGAGACAGTGATGGTCAGTTTAAAAAACCATCTCACATTGCATTCACTCCTGGTAACCAGTTAATGGTAACAGACTCTCTCAAACATTTAGTGCAGGTATTTACGCCGGATGGTAAATTTCTCTATAAATTTGGCGGTTGGGGTACTGAACCTGGAAAGTTGAACAGTCCTACAGGCATTGCGGTGGATCCGCAAGGATATGTGATTGTTGCAGACACCGGTAACCATCGTATACAAATATTCTATGCATCAGGAACAATGGAGACTTGCTTTGGTACTCATGGTAGCGAGGAGGGTCAATTTGATGAACCCACTGGTATCGGGTTTGTACACAATGGAAGATTTGCAGTATGTGATACAGGAAATAAAAGAATTCAGATTATTTAG